From Streptomyces yatensis, one genomic window encodes:
- a CDS encoding SH3 domain-containing protein yields the protein MAIEETAETVATSDAANATHAAIATEAADVETTAGAITYPTAPGYQVNVRSGPGTNHRVVKVLPYNTRVPIRCQRHGEKVSGPYGTTDIWDSIAPGQYVSDAYVRTGSDGFVTVPCG from the coding sequence ATGGCCATTGAAGAGACCGCCGAAACCGTCGCCACCAGCGACGCCGCAAACGCCACCCACGCCGCAATCGCCACCGAAGCCGCAGACGTGGAGACCACCGCCGGAGCGATCACCTATCCGACCGCGCCCGGCTACCAGGTGAACGTCCGCAGCGGGCCCGGCACCAACCACAGAGTCGTCAAGGTGCTGCCGTACAACACCCGGGTCCCCATCCGCTGCCAGCGGCACGGCGAGAAGGTGTCCGGACCGTATGGCACCACGGACATCTGGGACAGCATCGCCCCGGGCCAGTATGTGTCCGACGCGTATGTGCGGACCGGCAGCGACGGCTTCGTCACCGTGCCCTGCGGCTGA
- a CDS encoding SulP family inorganic anion transporter, translating into MRNSLLDRFRGAGGTSGSSGAGTFRADFTASLVVFLVAVPLCVGVAVASGVPAELGLITGIVGGLVTGFLPGSSLQVSGPAAGLTVLVYEAVEQYGVAALGVLVLISGLLQLAMGAFGLGRWFRAISVAVVQGMLAGIGLVLIAGQLYALADAKAPTSGLDKIFGIPELIGDVAGSGDALKAVAVGVSTIAVLVLWPRFRKGAKVLPAPLAAVALATASTVIFDLPIARVEVKGLLDAIQPPGGSEFQALAEVGVIGTVLAFTLIASAESLFSAAAVDRLHDGPRTNYDKELMAQGAGNAVCGVLGALPMTAVIVRSAANVQAGAKTKASRVLHGVWLLIFAVLFPSALGIIPVATLAGVLVYSGWKLIPTKDLVPLWRAHRGEAIILIVTAGAIVITNMFEGVIIGLLMAVAKTAWETSHVHVEVSGREDGDGADDKPLHVRVRGNATFLRLPKLLDELEGLPREREVELDLTGLRHVDHACEMALATWTERHNAVVKRDAAVEERVPA; encoded by the coding sequence ATGCGAAACTCTCTCCTTGACCGTTTCCGTGGTGCCGGAGGCACCTCAGGCTCATCGGGCGCCGGAACATTCCGCGCCGACTTCACCGCTTCTCTCGTCGTCTTCCTCGTCGCCGTGCCCCTGTGCGTGGGGGTGGCGGTGGCCTCGGGTGTTCCGGCCGAGCTCGGCCTGATCACCGGCATCGTCGGCGGGCTGGTCACCGGTTTCCTGCCGGGCAGCAGCCTGCAGGTCTCCGGCCCCGCCGCCGGTCTGACCGTGCTGGTGTACGAGGCCGTGGAGCAATACGGCGTCGCCGCACTCGGCGTCCTCGTCCTGATCTCCGGACTGCTGCAGCTGGCCATGGGCGCGTTCGGCCTCGGCCGCTGGTTCCGGGCGATCTCCGTCGCCGTGGTGCAGGGCATGCTCGCGGGCATCGGCCTGGTGCTGATCGCCGGACAGCTGTACGCGCTCGCCGACGCCAAGGCGCCGACCAGCGGGCTCGACAAGATCTTCGGCATTCCGGAGCTCATCGGGGACGTGGCCGGTTCCGGCGACGCCCTGAAGGCGGTCGCCGTGGGCGTCAGCACCATCGCCGTCCTGGTGCTGTGGCCGCGTTTCCGCAAGGGCGCCAAGGTGCTGCCCGCGCCGCTGGCGGCCGTCGCGCTCGCCACGGCCTCGACCGTGATCTTCGACCTGCCGATCGCGCGGGTCGAGGTCAAGGGTCTGCTGGACGCCATCCAGCCGCCCGGCGGCAGTGAGTTCCAGGCGCTCGCCGAGGTGGGCGTCATCGGCACCGTGCTCGCCTTCACGCTGATCGCCTCGGCCGAGAGCCTGTTCAGCGCCGCGGCCGTGGACCGGCTGCACGACGGTCCGCGCACCAACTACGACAAGGAGCTCATGGCGCAGGGCGCGGGCAACGCGGTGTGCGGTGTCCTCGGCGCCCTGCCGATGACCGCGGTGATCGTGCGGAGCGCGGCCAATGTGCAGGCCGGCGCCAAGACGAAGGCGTCACGGGTGCTGCACGGTGTGTGGCTGCTGATCTTCGCGGTGCTCTTCCCGTCGGCCCTGGGCATCATCCCGGTGGCGACGCTCGCCGGTGTGCTGGTGTACTCGGGCTGGAAGCTGATCCCGACCAAGGACCTGGTGCCGCTGTGGCGGGCCCACCGCGGTGAGGCGATCATCCTGATCGTCACCGCCGGCGCGATCGTGATCACCAATATGTTCGAGGGCGTGATCATCGGTCTGCTGATGGCCGTGGCCAAGACGGCCTGGGAAACCTCGCATGTGCATGTCGAGGTCAGCGGGCGCGAGGACGGCGACGGTGCCGACGACAAGCCCCTGCACGTCCGGGTGCGCGGCAACGCGACCTTCCTGCGGCTGCCCAAGCTGCTGGACGAGCTGGAGGGGCTGCCCCGTGAGCGGGAGGTCGAGCTCGACCTGACCGGGCTGCGCCATGTGGACCACGCCTGTGAGATGGCGCTGGCCACCTGGACCGAGCGGCACAACGCGGTGGTCAAGCGGGACGCCGCCGTCGAGGAGCGGGTCCCGGCGTAA
- the proC gene encoding pyrroline-5-carboxylate reductase: MTEKVAVLGTGKIGEALLSGMIRGGWSPSDLLVTARRPERAEELRSRHGVEAVSNAEAAKSADTLILTVKPQDMGALLDELAPHVPADRLVISGAAGIPTSFFEARLAAGTPVVRVMTNTPALVDEAMSVISAGSHATEEHLAHTEAIFGGVGKTMRVPESQQDAATALSGSGPAYFYFLVEAMTDAGILLGLPRDKAHDLIVQAAIGAAVMLRDSDQHPVKLREAVTSPAGTTINAIRELESHGVRAALIAALEAARDRSRELASGNG, encoded by the coding sequence ATGACGGAGAAGGTCGCCGTGCTCGGCACGGGAAAGATTGGCGAAGCCCTTCTCAGCGGAATGATCCGAGGTGGCTGGTCGCCGTCCGACCTCCTGGTCACGGCCCGCCGCCCCGAGCGCGCCGAGGAGCTCCGCTCGCGCCACGGCGTCGAGGCCGTCTCCAACGCCGAGGCCGCCAAGTCCGCCGACACCCTCATCCTCACCGTCAAGCCGCAGGACATGGGTGCCCTGCTCGATGAGCTCGCCCCCCACGTCCCCGCCGACCGGCTGGTGATCTCCGGCGCCGCCGGCATCCCCACCTCCTTCTTCGAGGCGCGCCTGGCCGCCGGCACCCCGGTCGTCCGCGTGATGACCAACACCCCGGCACTGGTCGACGAGGCCATGTCCGTCATCTCGGCGGGCAGCCACGCCACCGAGGAGCACCTCGCCCACACCGAGGCGATCTTCGGCGGCGTCGGCAAGACGATGCGCGTCCCCGAGTCCCAGCAGGACGCCGCGACCGCCCTCTCCGGCTCCGGCCCGGCCTACTTCTACTTCCTCGTCGAGGCCATGACCGACGCGGGCATCCTGCTGGGCCTGCCCCGCGACAAGGCCCATGACCTGATCGTCCAGGCGGCCATCGGCGCCGCGGTGATGCTGCGCGACAGCGATCAGCACCCGGTCAAGCTCCGGGAGGCCGTGACCTCCCCGGCGGGCACCACGATCAACGCCATCCGCGAGCTCGAGAGCCACGGTGTGCGCGCCGCGCTGATCGCCGCGCTGGAGGCGGCCCGCGACCGCAGCCGCGAGCTCGCCTCCGGCAACGGCTGA